From Carettochelys insculpta isolate YL-2023 chromosome 22, ASM3395843v1, whole genome shotgun sequence, one genomic window encodes:
- the LOC142024931 gene encoding zinc finger protein RFP-like, with protein sequence MAAGSPLQSLQEEATCPVCLEYFTAPVTLECGHNFCRACISQCWEGPDPAASCPQCRKPVQQRSLQTNRQLANMVEITKRLSLQAAKGAGGDGVCGEHQEALKLFCEEDQTPICVVCDRSKAHRAHTVVPIQEAAQEYKGKIQACLKTLREESEKLLGLKATGEEKSREYLKQTQTERQKIVWEFQQLRQFLEEQERLLLAQLEKLEEEIVRLQNDSVSELSAQISRLSELMGEMEGKCQKPTSEFLQDVRSTLRRCKKGKFQPPEEISPELERQVSGFSMKTTALSKTLSKFKDKLNEEISKPHMGIANVTLDPDTAHPQLVLSEGGKSVRWTDTRQRLPNNPERFNDETCVLGCEGFTSGRHCWEVEVGDGWSWALGVARESVKRKGRISLSPEGGVWAVRRWNGQFQALTFPVTPLPLSRDPCRIRVCVDCDRGQVTFIDAGTEAPIFAFPPGSVPGGRIQPWLGVWDRRSRLRLCP encoded by the exons atggctgcagggagccccctgcaaagtctccaggaagaagccacatgtcccgtctgtctggagtatttcacagccccggtcactctggagtgtgggcacaacttctgccgagcctgcatcagccagtgctgggagggacccgacccagccgcctcctgccctcagtgcagaaaacCTGTGCAACAGAGAAGCCTCCAGAccaacaggcagctggcaaacatGGTAGAAATAACCAAACGTCTGAGTTTGCAGGCAGCGAAGGGAGCAGgcggggacggggtgtgtggggagcaccaggaggctctgaagctgttctgtgaagaggatcaaacccCCATCTGTGTGGTGTGTGATAGATCCAAGGCTCACCGCGCTCACACTGTGGTTCCcatccaggaggctgcccaggagtacaag GGAAAAATCCAGGCCTGTTTGAAGACTCTGAGGGAAGAGAGTGAAAAGCTGCTGGGACTGAAAGCgactggagaagagaaaagcCGGGAGTACCTG AAACAGACACAAACCGAGAGGCAGAAAATCGTATGGGaattccagcagctgcggcagttcctggaggaacaagagcgactcctgctggcccagctggagaagctggaggaggagattgtGAGGCTCCAGAATGACAGTGTCAGTGAACTCTCTGCGCAGATTTCCCGTCTCAGTGAGCTGATGGGTGAGATGGAGGGGAAGTGTCAGAAGCCAACGAGTGAATTCCTGCAG GACGTCAGAAGCACCTTGAGGAG GTGTAAGAAGGGGAAGTTCCAGCCGCCAGAGGAGATTTCCCCTGAACTGGAAAGACAAGTCAGTGGTTTCTCCATGAAAACTACTGCTCTCTCCAAGACTTTGAGCAAGTTCAAAG ACAAACTGAATGAAGAAATAA GCAAACCGCATATGGGCATCG ccaatgtgactctggatccagacacggctCATCCCCAACTCGTCCTGTCTGAGGGAGGGAAAAGTGTGAGATGGACAGACACACGGCAGCGACTGCCCAACAACCCGGAGAGATTCAACGATGAGacctgtgtgctgggctgtgaggggttcacctcggggagacattgctgggaggtggaggtgggggatgggtggtcctgggctctgggggtggccagagagtctgtGAAGAGGAAGGGACggatcagcctcagccctgagggGGGGGTCTGGGCTGTGCGGCGGTGGAATGGTCAGTTCCAAGCTCTCACCTTCCCTGTgacccccctgcccctgagccgggACCCCTGCAGGATCCGGGTGTGTGTGGACTGTGACCGGGGGCAGGTGACATTTATCGATGCTGGTACCGAGGCCCCGATCTTTGCTTTCCCGCCGGGCTCCGTCCCTGGGGGGAgaatccagccctggctgggggtgtgggaccGTAGATCCCGGCTCCGACTGTGTCCCTGA